The following are from one region of the Silene latifolia isolate original U9 population chromosome 9, ASM4854445v1, whole genome shotgun sequence genome:
- the LOC141598976 gene encoding putative peroxygenase 4: MANHSPDSKAINSDQVEGTGENVLAKHVAFFDRNHDGVVYPWETFQGFRAIGAGLLLSTAAGFVINMSLSHKTRPGKFPNLLFPIEIKNIAKAKHGSDSGVYDTQGRFVPSKFEAIFSKHAHSNSNALTREELGEMLKANRQPKDYFGQYGAHIEWKILFDLCKNKNGVLEKDTVRGVYDGSLFEKMEMETKASKKSKHG; encoded by the exons ATGGCTAATCATTCTCCGGATTCCAAGGCGATTAACTCAGACCAAG TTGAAGGAACAGGGGAGAACGTGCTTGCAAAACATGTCGCTTTCTTTGACAGGAACCATGACGGCGTCGTTTATCCATGGGAGACTTTCCAAG GATTTCGGGCAATAGGGGCGGGTCTTTTGCTATCAACAGCTGCGGGCTTTGTCATTAACATGAGTCTCAGCCATAAAACCCGCCCG GGGAAATTCCCAAATTTGCTGTTTCCAATTGAGATTAAGAATATAGCCAAAGCCAAACATGGGAGTGATTCTGGTGTCTACGACACCCAAGGAAG GTTTGTTCCATCAAAGTTTGAAGCGATTTTCAGCAAGCATGCACATAGCAATTCTAATGCTCTAACAAGAGAAGAGCTTGGTGAGATGTTGAAGGCAAATAGACAACCAAAGGACTATTTCGGACA GTATGGTGCCCATATAGAATGGAAGATCCTCTTCGATCTGTGCAAGAATAAGAATGGGGTTTTGGAGAAAGACACAGTTAGAGGAGTTTATGACGGTAGTTTATTCGAGAAAATGGAGATGGAGACCAAAGCTTCTAAGAAATCGAAACATGGCTAA